One genomic window of Pseudomonas chlororaphis subsp. piscium includes the following:
- a CDS encoding L-serine ammonia-lyase, with protein sequence MSLSVFDLFKIGIGPSSSHTVGPMRAAARFVEGLRRDGLLGATTCVKVELYGSLGATGKGHGSDKAVLLGLEGEHPDTVNTENIAARLQEIRSSARLTLLGEHVIAFNEKEHLAMIRKPLAYHPNGMIFRAFDAAGLQIRSREYYSVGGGFVVDEDAAGADRIVEDTTKLTFPFKSAKDLLGHCTTYGLSISQVMLTNESAWRPEAETRAGLLKIWQVMQDCVDAGCRNEGILPGGLKVKRRAAALHRQLCKHPEAALRDSLSVLDWVNLYALAVNEENANGGRVVTAPTNGAAGIVPAVLHYYMRFIPGANEDGVVRFLLTAAAIGILYKENASISGAEVGCQGEVGVACSMAAGGLCEVLGGTVQQVENAAEIGMEHNLGLTCDPIGGLVQVPCIERNAMGSVKAINAVRMALRGDGQHFVSLDKVIRTMRQTGADMKSKYKETARGGLAVNIIEC encoded by the coding sequence ATGTCCTTGAGCGTGTTCGACCTGTTCAAGATTGGCATCGGCCCCTCCAGCTCCCACACCGTTGGCCCGATGCGCGCGGCCGCGCGCTTCGTCGAAGGCCTGCGGCGTGACGGACTGCTGGGCGCCACCACCTGCGTCAAGGTCGAGCTGTACGGCTCGCTCGGCGCCACCGGCAAGGGCCACGGCAGCGACAAGGCCGTGCTCCTGGGCCTGGAAGGTGAACACCCGGATACCGTGAATACCGAAAACATTGCCGCGCGCCTGCAGGAAATACGCAGCAGCGCACGCTTGACCCTGCTCGGCGAACACGTCATCGCGTTCAACGAGAAAGAACACCTGGCCATGATCCGCAAGCCCCTGGCCTACCACCCCAACGGCATGATCTTCCGCGCCTTCGATGCCGCCGGGTTGCAGATTCGCAGCCGCGAGTACTACTCGGTGGGCGGCGGCTTCGTGGTCGACGAGGACGCCGCGGGGGCCGACCGCATCGTCGAAGACACCACCAAGCTGACCTTCCCCTTCAAGAGCGCCAAGGACTTGCTCGGTCACTGCACCACCTATGGCCTGTCCATCAGCCAGGTGATGCTGACCAACGAAAGCGCCTGGCGACCGGAAGCGGAAACCCGCGCCGGCCTGCTGAAGATCTGGCAAGTGATGCAGGACTGCGTGGATGCCGGCTGTCGCAACGAAGGGATCCTGCCTGGCGGCCTGAAGGTCAAGCGCCGTGCGGCCGCCCTCCACCGCCAGCTGTGCAAGCACCCCGAGGCGGCCCTGCGCGATTCCTTGTCGGTGCTGGACTGGGTCAACCTGTACGCCCTGGCGGTCAACGAAGAAAACGCCAACGGCGGGCGTGTCGTCACCGCGCCCACCAATGGCGCCGCCGGCATCGTCCCAGCGGTGCTGCATTACTACATGCGCTTCATCCCCGGCGCCAACGAAGACGGGGTGGTGCGTTTCCTGCTGACCGCCGCCGCCATCGGCATTCTCTACAAGGAAAACGCCTCCATCTCCGGCGCCGAAGTCGGCTGCCAGGGCGAGGTCGGCGTGGCCTGCTCGATGGCGGCCGGCGGCCTGTGCGAAGTGCTCGGCGGTACCGTGCAACAAGTGGAAAACGCCGCCGAGATCGGCATGGAACACAACCTCGGGCTGACCTGCGACCCGATCGGCGGCCTGGTGCAGGTGCCCTGCATCGAGCGCAACGCCATGGGTTCGGTCAAGGCGATCAACGCCGTGCGCATGGCCTTGCGTGGCGACGGGCAGCATTTCGTCTCCCTCGACAAGGTCATCCGCACCATGCGCCAGACCGGCGCCGACATGAAAAGCAAATACAAGGAAACCGCCCGCGGCGGTTTGGCAGTCAACATTATCGAGTGCTGA
- the gcvP gene encoding aminomethyl-transferring glycine dehydrogenase, whose amino-acid sequence MTHVNLSTANEFIARHIGPRQDDEQAMLNSLGFDSLEALSASVIPDSIKGTSVLDLPAGQSEADALASIKAIAAKNQLFKTYIGQGYYNCHTPSPILRNLLENPAWYTAYTPYQPEISQGRLEALLNFQTLISDLTGLPIANASLLDEATAAAEAMTFCKRLSKNKGSHAFFASSHCHPQTLDVLRTRAEPLGIDVVVGDERKLTDVSPFFGALLQYPASNGDLFDYRELTERFHAANALVAVAADLLALTVLTPPGEFGADVAIGSAQRFGVPLGFGGPHAAYFSTKDAFKRDMPGRLVGVSVDRFGKPALRLSMQTREQHIRREKATSNICTAQVLLANIASMYAVYHGPKGLTRIARRIHQLTAILAQGLSKLGIKVEQESFFDTLTLHTGARTSALHDKARAQRINLRVIDAERLGLSLDETTGQADVQALWNLLADGQALPDFAALATTVQSRIPAPLVRQSAILSHPVFNRYHSETELMRYLRKLADKDLALDRTMIPLGSCTMKLNAASEMIPVTWAEFGALHPFAPAEQSAGYQQLTSELEAMLCAATGYDAVSLQPNAGSQGEYAGLLAIRAYHQSRGDDRRDICLIPSSAHGTNPATANMAGMRVVVTACDARGNVDIDDLRAKAIEHREHLAALMITYPSTHGVFEEGIREICGIIHDNGGQVYIDGANMNAMVGLCAPGKFGGDVSHLNLHKTFCIPHGGGGPGVGPIGVKSHLAPFLPGHAAMERKEGAVCAAPFGSASILPITWMYIRMMGGEGLKRASQLAILNANYISRRLEEHYPVLYTGSNGLVAHECILDLRPLKDSSGISVDDVAKRLIDFGFHAPTMSFPVAGTLMIEPTESESKEELDRFCDAMIRIREEIRAVENGSLDKDDNPLKNAPHTAAEIVGEWSHPYSREQAVYPVASLIDGKYWPPVGRVDNVFGDRNLVCACPSIESYQDA is encoded by the coding sequence ATGACTCACGTTAACCTGAGCACCGCCAACGAATTCATCGCGCGCCACATCGGCCCGCGCCAGGACGACGAGCAAGCCATGCTCAACAGCCTGGGCTTCGACTCCCTGGAAGCCTTGAGCGCCAGCGTGATCCCCGACAGCATCAAGGGCACCAGCGTCCTCGACCTGCCCGCCGGCCAGAGCGAAGCTGACGCACTGGCCTCGATCAAGGCCATCGCCGCCAAGAACCAGCTGTTCAAGACCTACATCGGCCAGGGCTACTACAACTGCCACACGCCGTCGCCGATCCTGCGTAACCTCCTGGAAAACCCGGCCTGGTACACCGCCTACACCCCGTACCAGCCAGAAATCTCCCAGGGCCGCCTGGAAGCGCTGCTGAACTTCCAGACCCTGATCAGCGACCTCACCGGCCTGCCGATCGCCAACGCCTCCCTGCTCGACGAAGCCACCGCCGCCGCCGAAGCCATGACCTTCTGCAAACGCCTGAGCAAGAACAAGGGCAGCCACGCCTTCTTCGCCTCCAGCCATTGCCACCCGCAGACCCTCGACGTGCTGCGCACCCGTGCCGAGCCGCTGGGTATCGACGTGGTGGTCGGCGACGAGCGCAAACTGACCGACGTCAGCCCGTTCTTCGGCGCCCTGCTGCAATACCCGGCGAGCAACGGCGACCTGTTCGACTACCGCGAGCTGACCGAGCGCTTCCACGCCGCCAACGCCCTGGTGGCGGTCGCCGCCGACCTGCTGGCGCTGACCGTGCTGACCCCGCCGGGCGAATTCGGCGCCGACGTGGCCATCGGCAGCGCCCAACGCTTCGGCGTGCCGCTGGGCTTCGGTGGCCCGCATGCGGCCTACTTCTCCACCAAGGACGCGTTCAAGCGCGACATGCCGGGCCGTCTGGTCGGGGTGTCCGTGGACCGTTTCGGCAAGCCGGCGCTGCGCCTGTCCATGCAGACCCGCGAGCAACATATTCGTCGCGAGAAAGCCACCAGCAACATCTGCACCGCCCAGGTGCTGCTGGCCAACATCGCCAGCATGTACGCTGTGTACCACGGCCCCAAAGGCCTGACCCGGATTGCCCGGCGCATCCACCAACTGACCGCGATCCTGGCCCAGGGCCTGAGCAAACTGGGGATCAAGGTCGAGCAGGAAAGCTTCTTCGACACCCTGACCCTGCACACCGGCGCGCGCACCTCGGCGCTGCACGACAAGGCCCGCGCCCAGCGCATCAACCTGCGGGTGATTGACGCCGAGCGCCTGGGGCTGTCCCTCGACGAAACCACCGGCCAGGCCGACGTACAAGCGCTGTGGAACCTGCTGGCCGACGGCCAGGCGCTGCCGGACTTCGCCGCGCTGGCCACCACGGTACAGAGCCGTATCCCGGCGCCGCTGGTGCGTCAATCGGCGATCCTCAGCCACCCGGTGTTCAACCGCTATCACTCGGAAACCGAGCTGATGCGCTACCTGCGCAAGCTGGCGGACAAGGACCTGGCCCTGGACCGCACCATGATCCCGCTGGGCTCGTGCACCATGAAGCTCAACGCCGCCAGCGAAATGATCCCGGTCACCTGGGCCGAATTCGGTGCCCTGCACCCGTTCGCCCCGGCCGAGCAAAGCGCCGGCTACCAGCAACTGACGTCCGAACTGGAAGCCATGCTCTGCGCCGCCACCGGCTACGATGCGGTGTCCCTGCAGCCGAACGCCGGCTCCCAGGGTGAATACGCAGGCCTCTTGGCCATTCGTGCCTATCACCAGAGTCGTGGCGACGACCGTCGCGACATCTGCCTGATCCCTTCGTCCGCCCACGGTACCAACCCGGCCACCGCCAACATGGCCGGCATGCGCGTGGTGGTCACCGCCTGCGACGCCCGCGGCAACGTCGATATCGATGACCTGCGGGCCAAGGCCATCGAGCACCGCGAGCACCTCGCCGCGCTGATGATCACCTACCCCTCGACCCACGGCGTGTTCGAGGAAGGCATCCGCGAAATCTGCGGCATCATTCATGACAACGGCGGCCAGGTGTACATCGACGGCGCCAACATGAACGCCATGGTCGGCCTCTGCGCCCCGGGCAAGTTCGGCGGCGACGTGTCGCACCTGAACCTGCACAAGACCTTCTGCATTCCCCACGGCGGTGGCGGCCCGGGCGTCGGCCCGATCGGCGTCAAGTCGCACCTGGCACCGTTCCTGCCGGGCCACGCGGCCATGGAACGCAAGGAAGGCGCGGTCTGCGCCGCGCCGTTCGGCAGCGCGAGCATCCTGCCGATCACCTGGATGTACATCCGCATGATGGGCGGCGAAGGCCTCAAGCGGGCCTCACAGCTGGCGATCCTCAATGCCAACTACATCTCCCGTCGCCTGGAAGAGCACTACCCGGTGCTCTACACCGGCAGCAACGGCCTGGTGGCCCACGAGTGCATTCTCGACCTGCGCCCGCTCAAGGACAGCAGCGGCATCAGCGTCGACGACGTCGCCAAGCGCCTGATCGACTTCGGTTTCCACGCCCCGACCATGTCGTTCCCGGTGGCCGGCACCCTGATGATCGAGCCGACCGAAAGCGAATCCAAGGAAGAGCTGGACCGCTTCTGCGACGCCATGATCCGCATCCGCGAAGAAATCCGCGCGGTGGAAAACGGCAGCCTGGACAAGGACGACAACCCGCTGAAGAACGCCCCGCACACCGCGGCGGAAATCGTTGGCGAGTGGTCGCACCCCTACAGCCGCGAACAGGCGGTGTACCCGGTGGCCTCGCTGATCGACGGCAAGTACTGGCCTCCGGTCGGCCGCGTCGACAACGTGTTCGGCGACCGCAACCTGGTATGCGCCTGCCCGTCGATCGAAAGTTATCAGGACGCGTAA
- a CDS encoding cold-shock protein, with protein sequence MSQRQSGTVKWFNDEKGFGFITPESGPDLFVHFRAIQGNGFKSLKEGQKVTFIAVQGQKGMQADEVQAEG encoded by the coding sequence ATGTCCCAACGTCAGAGCGGTACCGTCAAGTGGTTTAACGACGAGAAAGGTTTTGGTTTTATCACTCCAGAAAGCGGTCCGGATCTGTTCGTGCATTTCCGCGCTATTCAGGGCAACGGCTTCAAGAGCCTGAAAGAAGGCCAGAAAGTGACCTTCATCGCTGTGCAGGGCCAAAAAGGCATGCAGGCTGACGAAGTTCAAGCCGAAGGCTGA
- a CDS encoding RDD family protein produces MPKHLLTPQGDFPAAGLGRRLAAMFYDFLLCTALLIVTGGIYKFIQLQILGETRMRTLTESGALDGDPLYSTVLLFVLFAFFAKFWTHSGQTLGMQVWGIRVQNADGSRISLWQALLRFMVSIASWLCAGLGFLWVLVDKQKRSWPDIYSSSQIVRIPKQKK; encoded by the coding sequence ATGCCAAAGCACCTGCTAACCCCCCAGGGCGATTTTCCCGCCGCTGGCCTGGGCCGTCGTCTGGCAGCGATGTTCTACGATTTCCTGCTGTGCACCGCACTGCTGATCGTCACGGGCGGCATCTACAAATTCATCCAGCTGCAGATCCTCGGTGAAACCCGGATGCGCACCCTGACCGAATCCGGCGCCCTGGACGGCGATCCGCTCTACTCCACCGTCCTGCTGTTCGTGCTGTTCGCCTTCTTCGCCAAGTTCTGGACCCATTCCGGCCAGACCCTGGGCATGCAGGTCTGGGGCATTCGCGTGCAGAACGCCGACGGCAGCCGCATCAGCCTGTGGCAGGCCCTCCTGCGCTTCATGGTCTCGATCGCTTCCTGGCTGTGCGCCGGGCTGGGTTTCCTCTGGGTCCTGGTCGACAAGCAGAAGCGCAGCTGGCCCGACATCTACTCTTCCAGCCAGATCGTGCGCATTCCCAAGCAGAAAAAATAA
- the gcvT gene encoding glycine cleavage system aminomethyltransferase GcvT: MSTETLLKTPLHSLHLELGARMVPFAGYDMPVQYPLGVMKEHQHTREQAGLFDVSHMGQIRLTGANAAQALEALVPVDIIDLPVGMQRYAMFTNENGGILDDLMVANLGNDELFLVVNAACKDQDLAHLRQHIGQACGIEPLFETRALLALQGPAAVTVLARLAPEVAKMTFMQFTRVKLLGVDCFVSRSGYTGEDGFEISVPAADAETLARALLAEPEVAAIGLGARDSLRLEAGLCLYGHDMNSQTTPIEASLLWAISKPRRADGARAGGFPGAEQVFAQQLNGVQRKRVGLLPQERTPVREGAEIVNEAGEVIGSVCSGGFGPSLGGPLAMGYIDSAYVALDTPVWAIVRGKKVSMLVSKMPFVAQRYYRG; encoded by the coding sequence ATGTCCACCGAAACACTGTTGAAGACCCCGCTGCATTCGCTGCACCTCGAACTCGGCGCGCGCATGGTGCCGTTCGCCGGTTACGACATGCCTGTGCAATACCCGCTGGGCGTGATGAAAGAACACCAGCACACCCGTGAGCAGGCCGGCCTGTTCGACGTCTCGCACATGGGCCAGATCCGCCTGACCGGCGCCAATGCCGCCCAGGCCCTGGAAGCCCTGGTGCCGGTGGACATCATCGACCTGCCCGTGGGCATGCAGCGCTATGCCATGTTCACCAACGAAAACGGCGGCATCCTCGACGACCTGATGGTCGCCAACCTGGGCAACGACGAACTGTTCCTGGTGGTCAACGCCGCCTGCAAGGACCAGGACCTGGCTCACCTGCGCCAGCACATTGGCCAGGCGTGCGGCATCGAGCCGCTGTTCGAGACGCGCGCCCTGCTCGCCCTGCAAGGCCCGGCGGCCGTCACCGTGCTGGCGCGCCTGGCGCCGGAAGTGGCGAAGATGACCTTCATGCAATTCACCCGCGTGAAGCTGCTGGGCGTGGACTGCTTTGTCAGCCGTTCGGGCTACACCGGCGAAGACGGTTTCGAAATCTCGGTGCCGGCGGCCGACGCCGAAACCCTGGCCCGCGCCCTGCTGGCCGAGCCGGAAGTGGCCGCCATCGGCCTCGGCGCCCGGGACTCGCTGCGCCTGGAAGCCGGCCTGTGCCTGTATGGCCACGACATGAACAGCCAGACCACACCGATCGAAGCCAGCCTGCTGTGGGCCATCTCCAAGCCACGTCGTGCCGATGGCGCGCGGGCCGGCGGCTTCCCGGGCGCGGAACAGGTGTTCGCCCAGCAGCTCAATGGCGTGCAGCGCAAGCGCGTGGGCCTGCTGCCCCAGGAACGCACACCGGTGCGTGAAGGCGCGGAGATCGTCAACGAAGCGGGCGAGGTGATCGGTAGCGTCTGCAGCGGCGGTTTTGGTCCGAGCCTGGGCGGTCCGTTGGCCATGGGTTACATCGACAGCGCCTATGTCGCACTCGATACGCCAGTTTGGGCAATTGTTCGTGGGAAAAAGGTGTCAATGCTTGTAAGCAAAATGCCATTCGTTGCACAACGCTACTATCGCGGTTGA
- the nadA gene encoding quinolinate synthase NadA — protein sequence MTQISERLLVQAHLDAKQPKPLTAAEESHYRAAIAAELKAQDAVLVAHFYCDPVIQALAEETGGCVSDSLEMARFGNAHPAKTVVVAGVRFMGETAKILNPEKRVLMPTLEATCSLDLGCPVEEFSAFCDQHPERTVVVYANTSAAVKARADWVVTSSCALEIVESLMDNGETIIWGPDKHLGTYIQRQTGADMLLWDGACIVHEEFKSKQLEDMKALYPDAAILVHPESPTSVIELADAVGSTSQLIAAAQRLPNKTLIVATDRGIFYKMQQLCPDKVFIEAPTAGNGAACRSCAHCPWMAMNTLERTLQSLREGSNEIFVDPALIPQAIRPLKRMLDFTQAARMKLAGNA from the coding sequence ATGACGCAAATTTCCGAACGCCTTCTGGTTCAGGCCCACCTTGACGCCAAACAGCCCAAGCCGCTGACGGCCGCAGAGGAATCCCATTACCGTGCCGCGATAGCTGCCGAGCTCAAGGCTCAGGACGCGGTGCTGGTGGCTCACTTCTACTGTGACCCGGTGATTCAGGCCCTGGCCGAAGAGACCGGCGGCTGCGTGTCCGATTCCCTGGAAATGGCCCGCTTCGGTAACGCTCACCCGGCCAAGACCGTGGTGGTCGCCGGTGTCAGGTTCATGGGCGAGACGGCGAAGATCCTCAACCCCGAGAAACGGGTACTGATGCCCACCCTCGAAGCCACCTGCTCCCTCGACCTGGGTTGCCCGGTGGAAGAGTTCTCGGCGTTCTGCGACCAGCATCCGGAACGCACCGTGGTGGTCTACGCCAACACCTCGGCAGCGGTCAAAGCCCGGGCCGACTGGGTGGTGACCTCCAGTTGCGCCCTGGAAATCGTCGAAAGCCTGATGGATAACGGCGAAACCATCATCTGGGGGCCGGACAAGCATCTGGGCACCTACATCCAGCGCCAGACCGGTGCCGATATGCTGCTGTGGGACGGTGCCTGCATCGTCCACGAAGAGTTCAAGTCCAAGCAGTTGGAGGACATGAAGGCGCTCTATCCCGATGCGGCCATTCTGGTCCACCCGGAATCGCCTACCTCGGTCATCGAGCTGGCCGATGCGGTGGGCTCCACCAGCCAGCTGATTGCCGCCGCGCAACGTTTGCCGAACAAGACGCTGATCGTGGCGACCGACCGCGGCATCTTCTACAAGATGCAGCAGCTGTGCCCGGACAAGGTGTTTATCGAGGCGCCAACGGCCGGTAACGGCGCGGCTTGCCGCAGCTGCGCCCATTGCCCGTGGATGGCCATGAACACCCTGGAGCGCACCTTGCAGAGCCTGCGTGAGGGCAGCAACGAGATATTCGTCGACCCGGCGCTGATTCCCCAGGCCATTCGTCCGCTCAAGCGCATGCTGGATTTCACCCAGGCGGCGCGGATGAAGCTGGCGGGCAATGCCTGA